AGAGCAACGATTAGTACCATCTCGTTATGCGTATTTTCGCAATCAAGATTTTTATCTGATGGGAGCGCCCATCTTAAAACATGATGATCCCTCTCTTACAGAATTTATCAGAAAAGAAAATTCTTCCCCTACTCCTTTTATAGATTATGGACCTCCTTTACTAAAGAATGGCAATCTTGATGTGGAATTTATTAAAAAATATGGCCTTACTATTCCACTAAAAATGTATCTTGTGTTAGGTGATAATCACGCAATGAGCTCAGATAGCCGTGATTTTGGCTTTGTTCCAGAAGATAATTTAAAAGGAAGTCCCAGCTGGATTTTTTGGCCTCCTGGATCTCGTTGGGGAAGGCCCAACCAACCTCTTTATCCTTGGATAAGTCCGCCAAATCTCATTGTATATGGCTGTGGAGCTGTAGGACTTATCTTCTGTTTATATCGCTGGATCAAAAAAAATAAGCTACCCATTCTATGATTTTTTTTTACGTTCTTATAAGGTTTTTATAAATACTATTCTTTTTTAGAATTTAAGAGATCTTGTTTATATTATTTAGTTTTGTTAAACTACTCATTATTCTTTTGCATCTTCTCTTTAGTCGTTGCAAATGATTAATCTATGCAATGCTACTTTAAGGTAAGTAAAAAAATGACAAGTAAAAATTTCGAAGATCTCATTCAAGAACCATTAATTCTTCAAGCAATTCAAGATTTAGGGTTTACAACTCCCTCAGATATTCAACAGCAAGCAATCCCAGAAGTTCTTAAAGGGAAAGATTTGCGAGCTTCTGCACAAACAGGAACAGGCAAAACAGCAGCTTTTATGTTGCCCTCTCTTTGTCAGTTATTAAAAAAGTCTCCGACTCGAGGACCCAAGATCTTGGTTTTGGTTCCTACACGTGAATTAGCCATGCAAGTAGTCGAAGAAACGGCCAAACTAAGTCGTCACCTTTGCCATATAACCAGTGTTTTTATTTGCGGAGGAATTCCTTATCATATCCAAAACCGAAAGCTTTCAAGAAATTTCGATATTCTGATTGCAACTCCTGGCAGACTCATTGAATGCTTGGAAGAAAAACGCATTGATCTATCTAATTTGGAAATGTTCATTTTGGATGAAGCGGACAGAATGCTCGATATGGGCTTTATTGAACCTGTTGAGTACATAGCTTCTATGACACCTAAATCTCGTCAAACTTTGATGTTTTCCGCTACTTATGACAAGAAGGTCTTAAGACTTGCAAATAGTTTGTTAACAAACCCAACGGAAATCATCGTCAAAAAGAAAGCCGCTAGCTATGACCTAATTGAGCAACACATTCGAAAAACAAATAACTTGGAGCAAAAATATAAACTTTTAGATGAGATTTTATCTGATCCAAATATAGAACAAGCTATTATTTTCTCTTCTACTCAAAGACAGACAGAAGAAATCGCTGATAAATTATGCTATGGTGGTCTAAAGGCAGCAGCTCTACACGGTGGAATGAATCAACA
This is a stretch of genomic DNA from Candidatus Rhabdochlamydia oedothoracis. It encodes these proteins:
- a CDS encoding DEAD/DEAH box helicase codes for the protein MTSKNFEDLIQEPLILQAIQDLGFTTPSDIQQQAIPEVLKGKDLRASAQTGTGKTAAFMLPSLCQLLKKSPTRGPKILVLVPTRELAMQVVEETAKLSRHLCHITSVFICGGIPYHIQNRKLSRNFDILIATPGRLIECLEEKRIDLSNLEMFILDEADRMLDMGFIEPVEYIASMTPKSRQTLMFSATYDKKVLRLANSLLTNPTEIIVKKKAASYDLIEQHIRKTNNLEQKYKLLDEILSDPNIEQAIIFSSTQRQTEEIADKLCYGGLKAAALHGGMNQQQRTRTMKKLRNGDIKVIVATDVMARGIDIPEVSHVINFDLPKTLDDYVHRIGRTGRAGAKGKAFSFASSRDYQMLGEVERFIDDPSDSSPKPQNRSRGRSRSLQSRRRSR